The region ATCCAGTATGCGAGAGTTGGCGTTCAGCAGGGTGACGGTCGCCGTTTCGCCTGGCGTTTCGGAAAGTTTCAATCCGAAACCGGCTAGAATGCCGAGAAACGTGCTGTCGATGATCGGGCATTCGCCAAGGTCCAGCACGAACTTGCGGCAGCCGCGGTCGCGCAATTCATAGACGAGGGTCTTGAAATCGACACTGCAATTAAAACTGGCCCGCCCCGAGATTTTCACGAGCGCCACCTGCTCTGCCACTGCCACCTGCAAGATTGGGGATGCCGCGCCCATAAACTGATTCATTCAGACTGAACTTACGCTCCGGTGCGAGCCACGGTCAAGCGGCGCGCCGGCCTGATGGTTCGCCGCCGCCGGCTACGATCTGCACGAGTGTGCGCTGCAACACCATCGCTTCATCCTGGCTGCTAAAGACGAGTTGCTGATTGCATTTGAGCAACAGGTCCATCGCGCGCACGAGCTCCGCCAGAGAATACCGCCCCGCCTGCGGGAGCGCCTTGAATAAGACATAAGGATTCATCGCCAGAGGGTTGAACCGCTTGTCCTCCGGCAGTTCTTCCCGCGGAACGCGCTCCAGGCGGGCTTTGAAACGGTTGAAGTCCGTGTCTGGCTTCAGCCAGCCTTCCCGCAACATCTCTTTCAAAAAAATCATCGCGCGCACTTTGGTGATGAGACCATAAAGCAGTCCTATTTCCGACTTCTGTCGGTCAAACTTCATTTCCCAAAGTTCCTCGTCAAGGCAGCGCAGCAATCGCGGCAGATCACGGTCGCCGAGGGCGTCGCCCAGGGCGAACGCGCGCGCCTGTTTGTTGCGTGTCACCACGGCGGCAACGTCGCCCGCCTTGATGTCCGTGCGTGCGCCGACAAACGTCGCCAGTTTTTCAACCTCGTTGCTCAGCTGGCGGACGTTCGGACCGACGTTTACGACCAATTCTGACAGCGCTTCATCAGAAATCCCCCTGCCCAACGCCTTGAGCTGGCGCCGCGCGAGGGCCTCCGCTTGGGCGGCCCAATCACGGTCCTCGACCGACAAGCCGGCGTGGTTCTCGACAGATCCGATCTTTTCCAGGGCCTTAAAAAACGTCTTGCGCTTGTCCACTCTGGCCGCGCTCACAAGGAGACGCACGTTGCCCCACGGAAATTCCTTCAGTTCCCCCGCGAGTTCCGCGAGCGATTCCGTGACGGCCTGCGCGCCTGCCGTGCGTTCGTCACCGAGGAAATTGCAGTTCCGGAACCAGATCGCCTTGCCAGTGCCGAAAAACGGCAGGGTCTGCAAGGCCTCGCGCAGTTTGCCGAGTGATTTCAGCGCTTCCGCGCTGTTGCTCACGGCAGCGTCGATGATTTCGTGATCAGTGCCGCCCAGTTCGGCGCACCATTGCTGGTAGATTTCCCCGGCTCTCTGTTTGATGGAGAACTCGTCATCGCCCCACACAAGGGCCACCGCCTCAGACGGTCTGACGGCCGCGGCAGGCATCAAGCCTCGGCCTCACCGCCGCCTTCGTTGATGCTTTCCAGCAGCGCGGACATGTCTTCGACCTGCTCGAACAGGGAAGAGGAAACGTAGATGGGCTTTTTGAGGGCGGTGGCCAAAGCAATGCAATCACTGGGTCGCGCGTCAATTTCAACTATTTTGCGGCCCAACTCGTTCTGTTGTTGCAAAATCAACCGGGCAAAGTAGGTCGAATTCTTCAACTCGGTGATGATGACGCGTTCGGCCGTGATGTTGAACCCGGAAAAGATGCTGGCGATCAGATCATGGGTCAGCGGCCGTTCCTTGGGCGTGTTGCGCAGGAAATCACTGATCGTCCGGCCCATTGTCGGTTCGACCTGGATGACAAAGACCTTCTCGTCATTGCCGACAAAAATCGCGCAGCTGCTGGCCGTCGGGAGAATCCCCCTGATTTCTACAGGCACAACATCTTTCTTCATACGCTCAGTCTATGTGAGGACTGCCAAAAAACAAGCCCGCTCTCCCACAGGGAGGCGCCGAATGGCGCGACAGGATTCCGGCAACGCGCTGGATCCTCACGGCGGAGTGGACGCGCGATTTGTTCGTTGCCAAGCCGGGACGGCGTCGCGCACCATGCGGCCATGAGTTTCAGGAAAAAAATCCTTTCGCTCGACGCCCTCCCGGCCTGGAGAAATGCGCTCCGCGCCAGCGGGAAAACGCTGGTGGCCACGAACGGCTGCTTCGATATTCTCCACGCCGGTCATGTGACCTATCTCGAGGCCGCGCGTGAACACGGCAGCGCTTTGTTGGTGGGCGTGAACGGTGATGCCTCTGTGCGCCAGCTCAAGGGCGAAGGACGTCCCGTGAACACTGAAGACGACAGGGCGGCCGTGCTGGCGGCGTTACAGGCCGTGGATGCCGTGTGCATCTTCCCCGAAACCCGCGCGACTCGTTTCCTTTCGCTGGCGCGGCCGGAAGTGTACGTCAAAGGCGGTGATTTCACCGTCGAGGAGTTACCCAAGGAGGAACGCGACGTCGTCGCGGGCTTTGGCGGAAAAATCGTCACCGTCGGTTTCGTGCCCGGCAAATCAACGACCGCCCTTCTGGGAAAAGTCGCGAAGATTTAAGCGCACCGAAGCGCCTTCTCTGGTTGACGCGATGAATTTCTTTCGCTCGCGCGGGCTGTCTTCCGGTTGCGCGGGATTCCGCTTGCCTCAGTAATCGGAGGCCGACATTATCTGACATGGCAGTCAAGCAAGAGACCAACCGTGTTGACGCCGAGTTCTATCAGCCGGCGGACTCTTTTTTCGCCGCTCACCGCAACCTGGCCCTCACCTACGACGACGTCACGCTGGCGACGCTTTATTCCGAGATTCTCCCCCGGGACACCCAACTCGACACCCGGCTGGCCGAAGGACTGGATCTTAACATTCCCGTCATCTCGGCTGACATGGACACGGTCACCGAGGCGCGCATGGCCATCGCAATGGCCTTAAATGGCGGACTGGGTCTCATCCACTACAACATGCCGGAGAAGCAACAGCTTTCCGAGTTGAGCCGGGTGAAAAACCACGTGCATGGCCTGATCCAGGACCCGATCAAAGTTGCGCCTGAACTGCTCATCGGCGAAGTGCTGGAAATGATTGAAAAGCGCAAGTTCGCCTTCGGCACGTTCCCGGTCGTGGACACCGACGGACGATTGGTTGGCCTGTTGTCCGGCCACGTCGTCAAACCGCGCTATGCCAAACGAAAAGTGTCCGAGGCCCTCACGCCGCGCAGTCAGGTTCACACGATCAAGAAACAGGAACTGGGCACCAACCCGATTGCCCGAGCAGACAAGTTTTTCACGGACCATCCGGGGATTCACAAGTTGCTGGTGGTGGATGAAGAGGACCGCTTGCGCGGATTGTTCACGATGAGCGACGTGGAACGCATCACCCAGGAGCGCAACGCACAGTTCAAGCCGGCACGCGATTCAAGTTTCCGCCTTATTTGCGGTGCCGCGCTGTCCGCCACGCGCAATGCGTTTGGCGATCTTGATCGCGAACGAATTCTGAACCACGTCGGCGCGCTGGTCGAACGCGGCGTGGATGTCGTGGCCGTTTCGACCGCGCACGGATTCAGCAAGGGGGTGGGCGAAACAGTCAGGATGCTCCGGGACGCGTTTCCACGTCTGCCGATCATCGCAGGCAACGTTTCGAGCGCGGCCGGGGCCGGATACCTCGCCGATTGCGGCGCGAACGCGATCAAAGTCGGTCAGGGACCGGGATCAATCTGCACCACTCGTATCGTCGCGGGTGTTGGCATTCCGCAACTCACCGCCGTTTACACCTGTTCGTGCGCCGCGCGGGAAAAAGGCGTGAGTGTCATCGCGGATGGCGGCATCACGAAGTCTGGAGACATTGTCAAGGCCTTGACGCTCGCCCACGCAGTGATCTGCGGCGGCCTGTTCGCGGGCTGCCCGGAAGCGCCGGGACAGATGATGGAGATCGGCGGCAAGTTGTACAAGCAATATCGCGGCATGGGAAGCTTTGCAGCCATGAAAAGCGGGTCGGCCGCGCGTTACGGTCATTCGACCAACAGTACGCAAAAGGTCGCGCCCGAAGGTGTGGAGGCGCTCAAGGAGGTTTCCCCCTCGCTTGACCTGGTCCTCACCCAGTTGATCGGCGGAATCCAGTCCGGCATGGGCTACCTCGGCGCGGCCAATCTCAGCCA is a window of Candidatus Angelobacter sp. DNA encoding:
- a CDS encoding STAS domain-containing protein, whose product is MGAASPILQVAVAEQVALVKISGRASFNCSVDFKTLVYELRDRGCRKFVLDLGECPIIDSTFLGILAGFGLKLSETPGETATVTLLNANSRILDLLDNLGVTHLFCIVRGEDPLSEKCRELQRHEGGSGKAETTRTCLEAHETLMKINPANIPKFKDVARFMAEDLKRIETRES
- a CDS encoding DNA polymerase III subunit delta, whose translation is MPAAAVRPSEAVALVWGDDEFSIKQRAGEIYQQWCAELGGTDHEIIDAAVSNSAEALKSLGKLREALQTLPFFGTGKAIWFRNCNFLGDERTAGAQAVTESLAELAGELKEFPWGNVRLLVSAARVDKRKTFFKALEKIGSVENHAGLSVEDRDWAAQAEALARRQLKALGRGISDEALSELVVNVGPNVRQLSNEVEKLATFVGARTDIKAGDVAAVVTRNKQARAFALGDALGDRDLPRLLRCLDEELWEMKFDRQKSEIGLLYGLITKVRAMIFLKEMLREGWLKPDTDFNRFKARLERVPREELPEDKRFNPLAMNPYVLFKALPQAGRYSLAELVRAMDLLLKCNQQLVFSSQDEAMVLQRTLVQIVAGGGEPSGRRAA
- a CDS encoding bifunctional nuclease domain-containing protein, with the protein product MKKDVVPVEIRGILPTASSCAIFVGNDEKVFVIQVEPTMGRTISDFLRNTPKERPLTHDLIASIFSGFNITAERVIITELKNSTYFARLILQQQNELGRKIVEIDARPSDCIALATALKKPIYVSSSLFEQVEDMSALLESINEGGGEAEA
- a CDS encoding adenylyltransferase/cytidyltransferase family protein; its protein translation is MSFRKKILSLDALPAWRNALRASGKTLVATNGCFDILHAGHVTYLEAAREHGSALLVGVNGDASVRQLKGEGRPVNTEDDRAAVLAALQAVDAVCIFPETRATRFLSLARPEVYVKGGDFTVEELPKEERDVVAGFGGKIVTVGFVPGKSTTALLGKVAKI
- a CDS encoding IMP dehydrogenase; translation: MAVKQETNRVDAEFYQPADSFFAAHRNLALTYDDVTLATLYSEILPRDTQLDTRLAEGLDLNIPVISADMDTVTEARMAIAMALNGGLGLIHYNMPEKQQLSELSRVKNHVHGLIQDPIKVAPELLIGEVLEMIEKRKFAFGTFPVVDTDGRLVGLLSGHVVKPRYAKRKVSEALTPRSQVHTIKKQELGTNPIARADKFFTDHPGIHKLLVVDEEDRLRGLFTMSDVERITQERNAQFKPARDSSFRLICGAALSATRNAFGDLDRERILNHVGALVERGVDVVAVSTAHGFSKGVGETVRMLRDAFPRLPIIAGNVSSAAGAGYLADCGANAIKVGQGPGSICTTRIVAGVGIPQLTAVYTCSCAAREKGVSVIADGGITKSGDIVKALTLAHAVICGGLFAGCPEAPGQMMEIGGKLYKQYRGMGSFAAMKSGSAARYGHSTNSTQKVAPEGVEALKEVSPSLDLVLTQLIGGIQSGMGYLGAANLSQLREKARYIRVSPAGMREAAPHDVVEVKTGN